GACGTGCCGGCACAACGCCTCCTCGCATATGGGCTTCAACTTCTCCAGCCCGTACCTGTCCGCCGCGACGAGCAGCCTCTCCGCCATCGTCTTCTCCAGGGGCAGGGGAGGCGAGCCCATGTATATGAACTGGAGCACAGCCTTCAACACCTCGGCGTCCATGTCGTCGACGCGTAGTAAGGCAGTGCTGCTGGTGTCGCCGGCGGTCGCCGAGGCGAGCGAGAGGTCCGCCTTGAAGATTGGTGACGCGGCCTCGAGTATCCGCCGGTGCGCGGGGAGCGTCTCCCCGCCGACCTCGATCTGCACGTCCACTTCCTTCTCGTTCCCCCCGCGCATGCCGAACGGAGGTTCCACGTCCGTAGGCTCCGGTGCGGCAGCCTCCACGTGGTCTTCGGTGCGCAGCCCGGTGACGGTGACGTCGCACAGGACGGTCAGGCGGCCGTCCTTGAGATGCTTCTCTGCGTCCAGATCCTAGTGTTTCACAAAGTCCAGCTTGCCCCAAC
This sequence is a window from Aegilops tauschii subsp. strangulata cultivar AL8/78 chromosome 7, Aet v6.0, whole genome shotgun sequence. Protein-coding genes within it:
- the LOC109784283 gene encoding BTB/POZ and MATH domain-containing protein 2-like, whose translation is MALGSVQDLDAEKHLKDGRLTVLCDVTVTGLRTEDHVEAAAPEPTDVEPPFGMRGGNEKEVDVQIEVGGETLPAHRRILEAASPIFKADLSLASATAGDTSSTALLRVDDMDAEVLKAVLQFIYMGSPPLPLEKTMAERLLVAADRYGLEKLKPICEEALCRHVDMSSVAATLALAERHHCSVLRAACMQFLASPGNLQAFMATDGFEQLRTGCPTALLDLVLKKITVRSN